Proteins from a genomic interval of Perognathus longimembris pacificus isolate PPM17 chromosome 14, ASM2315922v1, whole genome shotgun sequence:
- the Trmt5 gene encoding tRNA (guanine(37)-N1)-methyltransferase: protein MSIVWRPFGFFRRLLRVESCNLTGAESLILFSPTTLAQKIREVPGIFLLSQRKGFSIMPEIQTNKREPELFSPPPGVRGMTKLDRTAFKKTVTIPVLKAKKEIVNRLMRSLKRAALQRPGMKRVIEDPEDEESRLIMLDPYKMFTHESFEEAELSILNQLNVNPQLSKYTLELTYENFKSEEILRAVLPEGQDVTSGFSRVGHIAHLNLRDHQLPFKHLIGQVMIDKNPGITSAVNKINNIDNTYRNFQMEVLSGEENMMTKVRENNYIYEFDFSKVYWNPRLSTEHSRITELLKPGDVLFDVFAGVGPFAIPAAKKNCTVFANDLNPESHKWLLHNCKLNKVDQKVKVFNLDGKEFLQGPVREELVQQLGQSKERKHSVHIVMNLPAKAIEFLSAFKSLLDGQQCSSELLPIVHCYSFSKDVNPTEDVRRQAGAVLGISLETCSTVHLVRNVAPNKEMLCITFQIPASTLYKNQTINLENQEEPHPKRKRTDNAFSEEGTQIA from the exons ATGAG tattgTATGGAGGCCATTTGGGTTCTTCAGAAGACTTCTAAGAGTGGAAAGCTGTAATCTAACTGGAGCAGAATCTTTGATTCTGTTCTCACCAACAACACTGGCACAGAAGATTAGGGAAGTACCTGGTATTTTCTTGTTAAGTCAAAGAAAAGGATTCTCAATCATGCcagaaatacaaacaaataagAGAGAGCCTGAATTATTTTCACCACCCCCTGGTGTTCGAGGAATGACAAAACTTGATAGAACAGCTTTTAAAAAAACAGTCACCATCCCAGTGCttaaagcgaagaaagaaatagtCAACAGATTGATGCGATCCTTGAAAAGAGCAGCATTGCAGCGCCCCGGCATGAAGCGTGTGATTGAAGAcccagaagatgaagaaagtAGACTAATTATGTTGGATCCCTATAAAATGTTTACTCATGAGTCCTTTGAGGAAGCGGAACTTAGTATTTTAAATCAACTTAATGTCAATCCACAGCTATCTAAATATACTTTGGAACTAACTTATGAAAATTTTAAGTCAGAAGAAATCTTGAGAGCTGTGCTTCCTGAAGGTCAAGATGTGACCTCAGGATTTAGCAGAGTTGGACATATTGCACACCTAAATCTTCGAGATCATCAGCTACCATTCAAGCATTTAATTG GCCAAGTTATGATTGACAAAAATCCAGGAATCACCTCAGCagtaaataaaatcaataatattGACAATACATACCGAAATTTCCAAATGGAAGTACTGTCTGGAGAAGAGAACATGATGACCAAG GTTCGAGAAAACAACTACATCTATGAATTTGATTTTTCAAAAGTCTACTGGAATCCTCGTCTCTCTACAGAACACAGCCGTATCACAGAACTTCTTAAACCTGGGGATGTCTTATTTGATGTTTTTGCAGGGGTTGGGCCCTTTGCCATTCcagcagcaaagaaaaactgCACTGTATTTGCCAATGATCTCAATCCTGAATCCCATAAGTGGCTATTGCACAACTGTAAATTAAATAAAGTAGACCAAAAAGTAAAAGTCTTCAACTTGGATGGGAAAGAATTTCTCCAAGGACCAGTCAGAGAAGAGTTAGTACAGCAGCTGGGAcagtcaaaagaaagaaaacactctgTTCACATTGTCATGAACCTGCCTGCAAAGGCTATAGAGTTCCTAAGTGCTTTCAAATCACTTTTAGATGGACAGCAGTGCAGCAGTGAGCTCCTTCCCATAGTGCACTGTTACAGCTTTTCCAAGGATGTTAATCCTACTGAGGATGTTCGTCGACAAGCTGGAGCTGTGTTAGGCATCTCTCTAGAGACATGCAGTACAGTTCACCTAGTAAGAAATGTGGCTCCCAACAAGGAAATGCTCTGTATCACCTTTCAGATTCCTGCATCTACACTTTACAAGAACCAGACCATAAATCTAG AGAATCAGGAAGAGCCACATCCTAAACGGAAGAGAACAGATAATGCCTTTTCAGAAGAAGGAACACAAATAGCATGA